CTGAAAGGCGAGCCATTGCCCTATGCCTCCTGCTTAGAGGAGCTGAGCGGCGTGAGGCTGACGTTTAATCGGCCGCGCAACGCACTGGTTATTCTGCGGGCGGATGCCGATCGTCCTCTGCCGACCTTCGACCCGCACCTGGTGCAAGTGCTGGATCATCAATGCCGTCAACAACTTGAGCGGCGACAAACAGGCGGCTTTGCCGGACAGGTGCGACAGCAGTTACTCGGGCCGCTGGGATTGGTGGCATCGCTGGATGAAGTGGCAGGAACCTTGGCCATGTCCCCCCGCAGTCTCCGGCGCAAGTTGGACCTGGAGGGCACCAGTTTCCGCAAACTGTTGGAAGAAGAACGCCGCCAACTGGCGTTGCAGCTGCTGAAGAACAGCGCCATGAAGCTGGACGAACTCGCCATTCACCTAGGCTATACCGACACCGCCAGTTTCACCCGAGCGTTCCGCCGCTGGATGCATTGCTCCCCCGGCGAGTACCGCAAAACTTCGTCACCAACGCAGGACTAAATCAATCTTTGGGGTCAGACCCCAAGACATTTCACCCCTTCAAATGTCCTGGGGTCTGACCCCAAAGTTTACTTCAGGGCCTGGTTGAGGTCGGCGATTAGGTCCTGGGGGTCTTCCAGGCCTACGGACAGGCGCAGCATGCCGTCGCCGATGCCGCGTTTCAGGCGTTCTTCCCGGCTCAGGCTGTGGTGGCTGGTGGCGCTGGGCTGGCTGACCAGGCTTTCTACGCCGCCAAGACTGGTGGCCAGGAGGAAGATTTTCAGGGAATCCGCCACACGTTCGGCTGCTTGCTGGCCGCCTTCCACTTCAATGCTGAGCATGCCGCCGAAGCCGGTCATTTGTTGTTTGGCCAGTTCGTGGCCTTCGAAGGAGGGCAGGCCGGGGTAGTGGACTTTGGTGATTTTCGGGTGCTGTTCCATGGCCCGGGCCACCGCCATGGCATTTTCGTTGTGCTGGCGGATTCGTACCGGCAAGGTTCGCAAGCTGCGGGAGAGCAGGGCGGCGGTTTCCGGGGCGATCAGCTGGCCGAGGTTCTTGCGCCAGGCGGCGACCGGTTTAGCCAATTCGGCTGAGGTCATCAGAGCCCCGGCGGTGATGTCGCTGTGGCCGCCCAGATATTTGCTGGCGCTGTGCAGTACCAGATCCGCCCCCAGTGTTAGCGGTTGCTGATTAATGGGGCTGGCGAAGGTGTTGTCCACCGCCACCCGGGCTCCGTGTTGGTGGGCGGTTTCGGCGATGGCGCGAATATCCAGGAGCGCCAGGTTCGGGTTGGCGGGTGTCTCGAAGTACACCAGTTTCCCGGGCACATCCAGCCGGCTTTCCAGCAGTGCCCGCTCTTCCCTGAACAGGAATTGCACATCAATACCCAGCGCCATGCAGTGGTTTTTCAGCAGCTCCTGGGTGCCACCGTACAGATCGCCCACGCAGACAATGCCGTTGCGGCCATGGGTGAGCAGCGTGGCGGAGATGGCCGCCATGCCTGAGGCAAACGCCAGCGCCGCTTCCGCCTGTTCCAACCCTGCCAGCCCCTGTTCCAGCTCATTGATGCTGGGGTTGGTGCCCCAGCGGGTATAAAGATTACCCTCGGTGCGCTTCTCAATCACATCCAGCAAGGCTGCCGTGTTCTCGAACCGGTAAGTGGTGGTGTTGTATACCGGTGAATAAGGGCTGCCGAACGCATCCTCGTGGCGGCGGTTGTGAATGATGCGGGTGGCGGGGCCTTGGTTCTCTGGCTTGGTCATGGGCGTTCCTATCTAATTTGGGGTCAGACCCCTTATCCAATCTACTGGAAAGCCATACTATCAAAGTTCTCAGTACTCAGAAGGATCAAACCTTGGCCATCAAAGTGACTCAGTTCAGCCACGGTGCGGGATGTGGCTGTAAGATTGCTCCGGACGTACTCGATAACCAAGCCTCTGGGCGTGGGGGTTCTCACCAGCGCCTCCAAGAAGGGCAAGGTGACGCCACAGGACCTGGCGGTTGCCGTAGAGAACATGGCCACTCTGAACAAGGTGGGCGAAGCCCTGGTGCTTACCGAAGACTGAATCAGCTGGGGTCAGACCCCAGCACATTTGATGGGTCAAAATGTCTTGGGGTCTGACCCCAAAAATTGGAGGGGGAGGTAGTTGAAGCCGCCGGTGGGGAACATGGCCCGCTCGGGGGCGTCGCTACCGACCACTTCGATGCCATTAATCTGCTTCAGCAGCTCTTCCATGAAGACTCTCAGTTCCATCCTCGCCAACGGCGCCCCTGGGCATATGTGGATGCCGGCGCCGTAGAGTAGATTCTTCGGGGCGTTCTGGTGCGGGCAGAAGTTGTCCGGGTCGCCGAAGATGTCCTCATCCCGGTTGGCCGAGGCCCACAGCAGGGTGATCTTTTCGCCGGCGGGAATGTGGCGACCGCCGATATCCACGTCGCGGGTGGTGATGCGCCGGTTGGAGATCAGCGGGGCATCCATCCTCAGGATTTCGTCGATGGCCTCGGGAAGCTGCTCGGGTGCAGCCTTGAGATCGTTGAACAGGTCCGGGTGGTGGGCCAGGTAGTTGGTCAGGATGGAAATGCTGGCGGAGATGGTGGCCAGCTCACCCACGGTCCAGTTGCGAAGCAGGCTGACCAGCTCTCCATCGGTCATCGGCTGGCCGTTGACCTGTTCGCGCAGCAGCCGGGTGGTAACGTCATCCGCTGCCTGGTCGCCAGCCTGGCGTCGGGTATCCAGCAAATCACGGATGTAGCCGTCGAACTCTTCTGCCACTTCCGCCATGGCGGCACGGTCGGCGGCCAGGGTTGCCCGGTGATTCTTCATCACCCACTGCGCCAAGGGCTGGTGCAGGCTGTCGGGCCAGCCCATAAAGGCGCACTGGATTTGCAGGGCGAACGGGCGGCTCAGGGCGTTGACCACATCCACCGACTGGTTCTTTTGCAGATCATTGACGAGCCCCCGAGCGACGTCCCGGCATTGAGGCTCAAACCGGGCCATGGGCTCCGGGGCGAAATAGGGCTCAATCGCTTTGCGGTAGGGCGTGTGCTCGGGCGGGTCCATACCGTTGGGCACGGAAAGATGGGCCGAGACGGCATTGCTGAAGGTGTCGTGGTCTTCCAGAACACGCATCACATCGGCGTGGCGGAACAGCGTCCATTGTTGGTAGTCACTCCAGGCCGCCGGGCAGGTCTGACGCATGTCATCGTAGGCCCGGATCTGATCCTGCTGGACGTCTTTGGCTCTGGGGTCCCAGTCCTGGTGACGCTGTTCTGCCATACGGCCTCCTCGGATTATTCGGTTAGCTTGGTGGAAGCCTAACACCGGAGGCCGTCGAGCCTTTGGAGAAATATCAAGTGCTGATATTTGTAAAGGAAACTGCTTATGCTTTTCGGGTAACGCTGACCACTTTCAGGTGAATCGGCTTGCGGCCTTTCATTGGCCATTCAATGCTGTCGCCAATGCTCAGGCCCAGCATGGCGGCGCCGGCCGGGGCCAGGATAGACACCTTGTGGTCGGCGTCTCCCACTTCGTGGGGGTATACCAGCATCATCTCGTGTTCTTTGCCGGCGTCTTCGTCTACGAAGCGCACCATTGAGTTCATGGTGACCACGCCCTCGGGCATATCCGCCAGTGGCTTGAGGTCTGCACGGCTCAGTTCTTCCTCCAGGCCGTCGGCCACTTCCGATTTGCCGGCCATGCGCTCCAGCAGGGTGCTGAGGCGGTTGTAATCTTCTTCGGCAACAGTAATCGCAGGTAAATCAGACATAGTAATCTCCGGAAAAAAGGTTCAGGTATGTTTGGTTAAGTGCTGAATCCGGGGAGGTGTTTGGAGGGATTCAGCGAAATCAGAGACGGACAGAAGCCCTGCCGGTGTTCGCAAAGGAAGACCGCAGTGCCGGAGGGAATGTGTGAATGCTGGTGCTAGGTTTGTTCACGATGAACTCATCACACGGGAATAGACAATTATCTGAAATCTACCCGCTGTGTCTGAAAAGAGCAACGTGCAATTGAGGCCCGGCCGGTTTATACGGATGGCCGGGCCCTGAGTCAGGTGGGGTTATTTTGGCAGGCAGTTGGTAACGGCGTCGGCGATGCTGTACTGGAAGTTGATGTAACCCTCCGCATTGCTTTCGATGTCGGTCGCCAGCGGGTCCCAGGTGCTGAAGGTGACATCAAGGCCTTCGGTGATGGAACGCCACCACTGCCGGTTGAACTGGGGCTCCGTGAGCAGGCAGGGCTGGTTGGCTTGCTGCAGCTTGCGCTGAACCTCGGCGATATGCCGGGCGCCGGGAGACAATTCCGGATTCAGGGTCAGTACGCCGTCCAGGGTCAGGCCGTAATGCTCCGCATAGCGGGTGAAGGCGTCGTGGTAGGCGAACAGGCTGATATTCTGTGCGCCACTGAGTCGAGCGCGAATGTCCTGCTCAGCCTTGGCCAGGCTTTCTTCAAAACGCGCCAGGTTGGCATCAAGTTGGTCGGCATTCATGCCGTCCAGAGTGGCCAGCCTGGTACGAACGTCTTTTGCCATCTCCAGTGCCAGCGCAGGATCAATCCATATGTGGGGGTCTTCGCCGTCGCCATGGTCATGGTGGTGATGATGGGCATGCGCGTCTTCCCGGTGGCCATGATCGTCATGATGATCGTGGTGGCCGTGATGATCATCATGATGGTCGTGATGATCCTCTTCGTTATCGGTTTCAGGTCCTTCCATGAAGGCCATGGCGCGATCCTGGAATTCCCGGCCGCTCAGCAGCCGGTTCAGGAAAGTTTCCATCTCCGGCCCTACCCAGAAAATCACATCGGACTGCTCCAGGGCCCTGCGCTGGGACGGCTTCATGGTGTAGTTGTGTGGGCTGGAGCCCGCGGGGACCAGGGTAGTTACCTTGGCCTCGTCGCCGGCCACCGCCTTGACGATCAGTTCCAGTGGTTTGATGGAGGTGACAATGTTGGCTGCTGCAACCGGAGCTGAGGCAACCAGGGCACTCAGCCCGAGGGCGAGGTAAGACGCTTTGATTTGCATGGTGGAGGACTATCCTGATGGCTTTTTCGATACGTTATAATATTACACTTCAGGTGCGCTGTGCAAAACCGGATCATGCGAAAACCAGCCATGGCCGCTATAATGCCGGCTTTATTCACTGGTCAGTTATTTTCAGGATGGTTTCATGACTGTACGCACCCGAATTGCCCCGTCGCCCACCGGTGACCCACACGTTGGTACTGCCTACGTGGCCCTGTTTAATTTGTGCTTTGCTCGCCAGCACGGTGGTCAATTCATTCTGCGCATTGAAGATACCGACCAGGCCCGCAGCACGGCAGAATCTGAGCAGGATATTCTCAAGGCGTTGCGCTGGCTGGGCTTGAACTGGGATGAGGGCCCCGACGTAGGCGGCCCCCACGGCCCCTACCGCCAGTCTGAGCGTAAGCATATGTACGGTCAGTACGCGGAAGACCTGGTCACGGCCGGCCACGCTTTTTATTGCTTCCGCACACCGGATGAGCTGGATGCGATTCGGGAAGAGCGCAAGGCCCAGGGCCTGAACCCGGGCATCAAAGGTGACCTGGAGCTGCCCCAGGAAGAAGTGAAGCGTCGACTGGACGCCGGCGACCCTTACGTCATTCGCATGAAAGTGCCGGACGAGGGCGTGTGCGAAATTCAGGATATGCTCCGTGGCACCATCGAGATCGACTGGGCCCAGGTGGATTGCCAGATCCTGCTTAAATCCGACGGCATGCCTACTTATCACCTGGCCAACGTGGTGGATGACCACCTGATGGGCATTACCCATGTGTTGCGCGGTGAGGAGTGGATTAACTCCGCGCCCAAACACAAGCTGTTGTACCAGTACTTCGGTTGGGATATGCCGGAGCTGTGCCACCTGCCGCTGCTGCGCAACCCGGACAAGAGCAAGCTGTCGAAGCGCAAGAACCCCACCAGCATCAACTTCTATGAGCGCATGGGCTTTTTACCAGAGGCGGTTACCAACTACCTGGGCCGTATGGGCTGGTCCATGCCGGATGAGCGCGAGAAGTTCACCCTGGATGAGATGA
The window above is part of the Marinobacter sp. THAF197a genome. Proteins encoded here:
- a CDS encoding trans-sulfuration enzyme family protein → MTKPENQGPATRIIHNRRHEDAFGSPYSPVYNTTTYRFENTAALLDVIEKRTEGNLYTRWGTNPSINELEQGLAGLEQAEAALAFASGMAAISATLLTHGRNGIVCVGDLYGGTQELLKNHCMALGIDVQFLFREERALLESRLDVPGKLVYFETPANPNLALLDIRAIAETAHQHGARVAVDNTFASPINQQPLTLGADLVLHSASKYLGGHSDITAGALMTSAELAKPVAAWRKNLGQLIAPETAALLSRSLRTLPVRIRQHNENAMAVARAMEQHPKITKVHYPGLPSFEGHELAKQQMTGFGGMLSIEVEGGQQAAERVADSLKIFLLATSLGGVESLVSQPSATSHHSLSREERLKRGIGDGMLRLSVGLEDPQDLIADLNQALK
- the gltX gene encoding glutamate--tRNA ligase; the protein is MTVRTRIAPSPTGDPHVGTAYVALFNLCFARQHGGQFILRIEDTDQARSTAESEQDILKALRWLGLNWDEGPDVGGPHGPYRQSERKHMYGQYAEDLVTAGHAFYCFRTPDELDAIREERKAQGLNPGIKGDLELPQEEVKRRLDAGDPYVIRMKVPDEGVCEIQDMLRGTIEIDWAQVDCQILLKSDGMPTYHLANVVDDHLMGITHVLRGEEWINSAPKHKLLYQYFGWDMPELCHLPLLRNPDKSKLSKRKNPTSINFYERMGFLPEAVTNYLGRMGWSMPDEREKFTLDEMIENFDIQRVSLGGPVFDVEKLRWLNGQWIRDELSDEQFMERMHQWWFNRDDLQALVPHIKGRTEVFSDVAPMAQFMFSGMLNLKPEDFTHNKLDEGQIKRVLQFALWKLEAQRHWGKDTIFADIKALAKAMDLKMGDFMFSIFVAIAGTPNSWSVMDSMALLGPDMTRSRLRHALDVMGGFSKKETKKVEKEYAALGI
- a CDS encoding AraC family transcriptional regulator, which translates into the protein MSNSDTLLHPVTISQVMINFAVRQGVDRETCLLGTGIAEEDLQAADGLITRAQEMRLIENLILALPDTPALGFRIGLQYSVSTFGIWGFALRTSRTLRDATVLALRYLPLSTAYCKMQTFVEGDDFGVAFDPDDIPRHLRQFLLERDLATGLNLFKELSLAGFDVQAIELKGEPLPYASCLEELSGVRLTFNRPRNALVILRADADRPLPTFDPHLVQVLDHQCRQQLERRQTGGFAGQVRQQLLGPLGLVASLDEVAGTLAMSPRSLRRKLDLEGTSFRKLLEEERRQLALQLLKNSAMKLDELAIHLGYTDTASFTRAFRRWMHCSPGEYRKTSSPTQD
- a CDS encoding zinc ABC transporter substrate-binding protein, with protein sequence MQIKASYLALGLSALVASAPVAAANIVTSIKPLELIVKAVAGDEAKVTTLVPAGSSPHNYTMKPSQRRALEQSDVIFWVGPEMETFLNRLLSGREFQDRAMAFMEGPETDNEEDHHDHHDDHHGHHDHHDDHGHREDAHAHHHHHDHGDGEDPHIWIDPALALEMAKDVRTRLATLDGMNADQLDANLARFEESLAKAEQDIRARLSGAQNISLFAYHDAFTRYAEHYGLTLDGVLTLNPELSPGARHIAEVQRKLQQANQPCLLTEPQFNRQWWRSITEGLDVTFSTWDPLATDIESNAEGYINFQYSIADAVTNCLPK
- a CDS encoding cytochrome P450, whose translation is MAEQRHQDWDPRAKDVQQDQIRAYDDMRQTCPAAWSDYQQWTLFRHADVMRVLEDHDTFSNAVSAHLSVPNGMDPPEHTPYRKAIEPYFAPEPMARFEPQCRDVARGLVNDLQKNQSVDVVNALSRPFALQIQCAFMGWPDSLHQPLAQWVMKNHRATLAADRAAMAEVAEEFDGYIRDLLDTRRQAGDQAADDVTTRLLREQVNGQPMTDGELVSLLRNWTVGELATISASISILTNYLAHHPDLFNDLKAAPEQLPEAIDEILRMDAPLISNRRITTRDVDIGGRHIPAGEKITLLWASANRDEDIFGDPDNFCPHQNAPKNLLYGAGIHICPGAPLARMELRVFMEELLKQINGIEVVGSDAPERAMFPTGGFNYLPLQFLGSDPKTF
- the rnk gene encoding nucleoside diphosphate kinase regulator, yielding MSDLPAITVAEEDYNRLSTLLERMAGKSEVADGLEEELSRADLKPLADMPEGVVTMNSMVRFVDEDAGKEHEMMLVYPHEVGDADHKVSILAPAGAAMLGLSIGDSIEWPMKGRKPIHLKVVSVTRKA